aagaTTGGGACAAACACATACAGAGAATAAAACTGAAccattccttacaccacacacaaaaatagactcaaaataggtGAAAGACCTAATGTGAGATAGGGAATCTTTCAAAacccttaaggagaacacaggcagcaacctcttcggcctcagccacagcaacttcttcctagaaaacatcaccaaaggcaaagggaagccagggcaaaaaatgaactattaggacttcatcaagatcaaaagcttttgcacagcaaagaaaaaactcaacaaaaccaaagacaacttacagaatgggagaagatagttgcaaataatatatcagataaagggctagtatccaaagtctataaagatcTTATCAGACTTAACAGCCAAAGaacaataatccaatcaagagatgGACAGAAGACATAGAACAGACAttgctgcaaagaagacatccaaatgggccaacagacactgaaaaaagtgctccacgtcactcggcatcagggaaatactaaccaaaatcacagtgagataccatctcaacCAGtcaagaatggctaaaatgaacaagtcaggaaacgataGGTGTTGGcaaaggttgtggagaaaggggaaccctcctacagtgtttgtgggaatgcaagctggtgcagccattctggaaaacagtatggatgttcctcaaaaaagttgaaaaaagagctaccctataatccagcaattgcactaacaTGGGTAttaccccgaagatacaaatgtagtgattcaaaagggcacgtgtacccgaatgttccacaatagccaaactatggaaagagcccagatgtccaatgacagataaatggataaggaagatgtgataagtgtgtatatatatgtatatacatatatacacacacacacacacacatacacaatgcagccatcaaaaactgaaatcttgccctttgcaatgacatggatggaactagaggggattatgctaagtgaaataagttaatcagtgaaagacaatcatcatatgatttcattcatatgtggaatctgagaaaaaaacaaaggagcatagaggaaggatgggaaaaataaaacaagatgaaaccagagagggagacaaaaccataagagtctcttaatcataggaaacaaactgagagttgctggagtggAGAGTGGCTGGTTgatggtcattggggagggtatgtgctgtgaattgtgtaagactgatgattcacagacctatacccctgaagcaaataattattaataaaaataaataaaattttaaaactatttacaaCAGGATCCTTTAAATAGTAAGTTGTTTAGTATATTTCATAAAAAACTCCATAATCTCCAAAAACACATCTATTTTGAATAAAGGGTGGGccaaagactctttttttttcccctgtaatcCCTACTGAGAAAAATTTCCCTTGAACACATTTAGCTTCACTATCCTCACCTGGGAAAAAGAGACCTAAAATAAGGTCAATtctccaaactcttttttttctgcccagGTTGTGACCAAAGACATGTTTTATAATGGAGATAGATGCCATCTGCTACTACCGAATGGGAAAATGCCTCTCTCCTCCTAAGCAGTCTTGCTCATGTGCCCAGAGCAGTTCAATTTCTTGTGCAGACCACCATGAAACGTCTCCTAGCACATCGATCCCTCACTGAAATTCTTCTAGAGAGGAAGAGCATTGCCAAGATATAAAGGTACTTCGATATGTTTGTCATTGAATATGTTGAAATACctccttctcttttattcatcTCTTCCCTGGTCATTTATTGATGCACATGCAATGGAAGCATCTGGCAGGCATTCACTGTTGAAGGTGCCATCCTTCAAGGAGCTGACAGCAGAGTGAGAAGTTGAAAGTCATTGCCACTGGTTCTGCCCTTCATCCCACCTATGTGCACTTCCCCTTGGCCCCTCAGCCTCTCTTCCTGTTCATCACTCCTTCTAAAGGATGCAAGACAAGGTCCGGAGGCTGGACACCCAAGCTTGCCTTTGTTACACTGGATTATAATTTATGTATGTCCACATGTGTCTTCCCAGATTATGGACTCCACAATGGCAGGGGTCATATTTTATCCATCTCTTTGTTCATAGCACCCGGCACAGGGCTTGTCACACAGCAGTCAGTGTTCTCCAGATGAGTGAACAAATGAGCCAGCTGTTGTAGCCCCATCTCTTGCCATCTTCCTTcacaccccccccaccatgtTCTAACCctccaaccctcctcccccaccccacactcccgCAGTGTTTCTCTGGCCTTCAGCACTTCCTGCTCTCCAGTGCCTCTGCAAGGAATGCTTTACTTTTCCCCACAGGCAAAATCCTATTTGTCTTTTAAGATGCCACCACTTACATGAGGTTTTTTTCAACACGCCCTCTCATCACTACCCCCAGATTAGTCACTAGCTAGCTGTCTAACCACAGAAATCCTCAGAAATGAGTGAATCGGAAAAGAGTATGGGTGCCCATTGGGTACGCCATGCCCTGCCCCACCTTTCCAGAGCCCACAATTCATTGTCTTCTGCCTTCTGGGACAGGGAAGTATGGCAAATTGGTGCCACCAGCAGGCAGGAAGCAACTCTAAATGAAACCATTTGGGAGAGCCTAGACTCTGGTTCTCTAATAAGTGCATCTTCAAACATTTAACAAGTTCACCGTCTGTATTGGTTTCCCATTgcttctgtaacaaattaccacacattTGGTGACTTACAATGATGTCAATTTGATCTCTTAAGGTTTTGAAGGCCAGGAGTCCAAAAGCAGTCTCACTGGGGCCAAAGTCAAGATGGCAACAGGGCTGCTTCCTTCTGGAGGTTCCAAGAGGagaattcattttcttgcctttccagTTTCTAGCAGGCTGCCCATTTCCCCAGCTTCCTGGCCCCTTCCTTCCTATCCCAACAAATTCTGCCTCCAGAATCACATTACCTTTTCCTCTTCCATAGTCACatctccttctgttccctcttaAAAGGACACTTGTGACTGCTTTTGGGCCCCACAGGGAAGATCCTAGGTAATGCTCCCCCATATTAAGATCCTTTAAACTTATCCCATCTTCAAGGTCTCTTCTGGGGTACATTtacaggttccagagattaggacATGGGATTGGGagccattattcagcctaccacacCATCTCTAATTccccaatatttattgagcggcACTGTGCAGTTaagcaagtttattttttaaaagagagagagagcgtggggagaggggcaaaggggggagagagagagaaatctcaagcagggctccacactcagcacggagcccagtgtggggcttgatttcacaaccctgagatcacgacctggagccaaaatcaagagacagatgcttaatgacatgagccacccaggtgcccaaagttAGGCAACTTTTTGCAAGACACCGTAAGGTTTAAACAAAATAGGAGATGAATGTCTCTTCAAAGGAAATGCACTTTCTCAGTTCAGAACAATGGCCATGATGGCACATGGGTGCTCTACTTCGCCTGGAGGTTCTCACTGACATCTCAACTCTTCCCTCCACAGGTGGCCTTGGATGCAGTGACCTGTATTTGGGGAATCAAAGTGGAGAGAACAGAAATGTGGGTAGGAAATTAAGCAAGAAAAGCAATGTGACAAGGGAAatattctggttttattttaaaataattttttaaattattttcaatgagTTTAGCGCTATAGCCACATTGGCATAAATTGAGACAAAAACATTTACCTAGTACTCACAGCCATAACACAACCTCCATAACATTTAGGCAGGTTACTTTCATGATATTTCTCTCCATGAggtttaaaaacaacttttttgaGATAAACTCACCattataaccattttaaagtacaACGGGGTGTTTTTAATTGTATTCACGGAGTGGTGTAACCATCACGACTATCTAATTTCATAACATTTTTCATTGCCCCCAAAAGAAAACCCCACACCATCAAGCAGGGACGACTCattgctcccctgccccccagcccgaCGACACTAATGTGCACTCACCTGTCCTGGACGTCTCAGACAAAAGCTGTCATCTATTACATGGCCTTTTGTGTTTGGTTGCTTTCACTCAGGATgttgttttcaaggttcatccgtggTGAAGCAGGAATGAGCACCTCATTCCTTTTGATGGTCATATACTATCTGTTAGTTGTGTGGGTACAGCCATCGGGATCACCTGCTCACATCATGATGGGCATttggggttgtttccacattAGGCCTATTCTGCAGTGACCGTTCATGTGCAAGCTTTTGTGGGAACGTGTTTTCACATATACCTAGCAGAATTACTGGCTCCTATGGTAACTCCATGTTTAACTTTCCATGGAAGTGCCAGTTGTTTTCGAGCTGTGTCGTTTTCATAGTTGCAAACAGGGTAAAATACAATTTTGTAtcttttatgtaatatattaagTATTACTCTTATGTGGTCAGTTCTACTCTTTTCAAAATCAATTCCTTTAGAAAATTAGATGTCTCCCCAGCTTGTtaaagctgtttttctttcttttttttttttaaagattgtatttacttatttgagagagagagagagagagagagccagagagcacaggtgggggaatggcagagggagagggagagggagaagcaggctccctgcttaatgggaggctccatcccagaatcgtgacctgagccaaaggtagacgcttaactgactgagccacacaggtaccccatCAAAGCTGTTTTCATCGTTCAAATTTAATAGCTGAGGTTTAGATTAAACCTTAAGCAGGAAAAGTCATAATCCTCCATCAACAAAAGAATGTGTTCTACTTGCACAGACAAACCCGAGTGCTGCCACCGTAGCATCACCGACcatgagtgtctgcctttgaggCCCTGGCTTTCGAGCGGCTCTTCTCTGCCCACCATTGACCTTAGAGGCCTAGGGGCGGCCACTCTCTTAGATGGCTTGTGCATCCTGAAGTGCCAGCAGAGACGCTGGCCTTTCGGCTGAAGCCCTGGCTGCTAAGAGCCCTGCGGCTCACACACCTGCCCGCCCTCTTTCCTTTCCAGCAAGGACGTCCGGCTGCCGGTGGGGCTCCAGCACTCCCTGGCTGTGGAGGCCGAAGCGCAGAGACAGGCCAAAGTGCGGGTGAGCCAGCGCCGAGCCGGCAGCCTCCCACCGAGGCCAGGCACATGGCCTGCAGCTTCCTCACCCCCGGCTCATCCCCGAGCTCGTGCCCGCCACCCCATCCTACTAATTCCCTCAAAGCGTGTTCACAGCCACCTGACTAATGCCACATGGCCTCCTCCACGACACCCGCTCTCTGAAACCTCTGGTAACAGtgagcttctcttcctcctcgAGTCTtgcctttgctctctctcctgAAAGGCCTCTCCCACCCTCCGTCCCTCTTCTCTCATGAAGGCCTCTTTCCCTAGTAATATCAGCCCCAAGCCCCCTCTGTGTTAATGAGTTAATGTCAAAGACCCGCCTCCCTCGCTCAGTGCAGGCTGTGCAGGGATGACCACGATGAGGCCCGGTTCCCTCAATGCCGGAGTCGAGAGAAGGTGCGGCCAGGCCCAGCCTAGCACAACTGGTGGCCGCCAGCAGCTCCTGGGGatggaagtgggggtgggaggaggggtgggaggaaaagggaaatgagGATGGACTGAAGGGGAGACAGATTGCTCGTAAAGAACAGAAAGCAGGCAAAGAAGAACCACCGCACCACGAAAAGTTCGGGATCCCGGGAGTgttgagaggaggaaggggaagaaagtggTCCTCTGGGCAGAGTGGCGTCTAGATCTGAGTCTAGTCTCTTTGTCCACGTTAAGGTGGACAAAAAGCTTTGTGCTTTTTCCTCTGAAATGTTCACTCTTTCATTTTGCCACGTCCTCACCTAGAATGCTGGCCAACTTTTTCTCAGTATGGGAACTCCTACTCATTTCTCAAGGCCCAGAGGACCTAATTAATgacacccccacacacatcaCTACACTTGTCAGGGCCCTTGACAAATTCGGCCTTAAATTACAATGAAGAGTGCCACTGATCCGCCCTAGATCAGGATCCTTGGGAGAGGAGGCTGTCTGCCATGTGCCTTCACCGTGCCTGGAGCCTGGCGGACGTGCTGTGCTTGTTGGCTGAGGAACGCTGACCATCTAGGAAAACCCTGaagccatgaaaaggaaaaagatcacTCAGCTTCTCTTCGCATCTGCTCCCCAGGTAATCGCTGCGGAAGGAGAGAGGGCTGCGTCGGAGTCCCTGAGACGGGCAGCGGAGATCCTGGCCGGCACTCCGGCCGCTGTTCAGCTGCGGTACCTCCACACCCTCCAATCCCTGTCCACGGACAAACCTTCCACCGTGGTTTTGCCTCTGCCATTTGACTTGCTCAATTTCCTGTCTTCGCCCAGCAGTAGAACTCAAGGAAGCCTCCCTTTCCCCAATCCTTCCAAACCTGTCGAGCCCCcaaatcctaaaaagaaagacTCTCCCATGCTATAGGAGAAGCCAAGGGTAAGGTGCCTGGAAGGGGCCTGCCAGGTGACAGCCACATCCCTGAGGGAGGCACACAGCCCTCACTTCCCACGCTTTCTTCGGTTGCCATACGGAATGCCCTGGGAACGCACAGTCACAGCTCAGCAATCCGAAGCAATTGTCTTGTGAGGAGACAGTGAAGTCATGTGATGACAAGTTTAGATAGATCATTTAAATTAGACTGATTATGGGAAAGAGCTTTAGCCAACATTCTACTTGAGAAAGAATTTTGTGTCTAAAGGTGGCTAAATTCTGACTTCCAAAGATGTAGTTCAAGTGTCTTTTTTTGGCTGAATGCCCCCTGGCCCCTTTGGCAAGGTCTGTGGTGCTCCCATGGTCCTTTCTATGTGTCCCTTTTATTGTGCTCATCACACGTTATTGTAAACCCGTAGTTAAGACACAGTCCTCTCGCCAGCTGTACTGTGGCTTACTCCTCTAAGGCACCTCTTGGTCATtgcccctcacctccccccacccccagccccactcaaCCTTGTATGTTCACCCTATGGTCTTCACATCCAACCCCGATAGGTGCACCACACTGACACTTAAATGTTCCTGAGCgactgaaagaaaacaagttGTACTTGGGCTGGATATAAAATTTACATCTAATTAgaagaattttaaaggaattctTTTTATGGAGACTTTATCATAGAGAaatacgggacgcctgggtggctcagtttgctaagtggctgctttcagctcaggtcgtgatcccagagtcctgggatcgagtcccacacctggctcctggctcagcagagagcttgctcctccctcccactctgcctgctgctctccctgcctgtacgctccctctctgttaaatgaataataaaaaccctttaaaaatttcttaaaagagaaataaaaggacaaaaaacatTTACCTGATACATGTTGCTTAAAATCTTAAGAAGCATCGCTGTAAACATGGATCTCATATTCTCAGTATAGTATTTACCAGCTTGCTTATTTCTCAAGCAGTACTGACAGTATGTGACCTTTGTATGTCCAGAAGCATTCTTTGCTAGTACAGATATTctttactataaatatattcttgTAAGTCTTACTCTCCACTAAGTTGTCTTACTCAGTTAGAAATATGTATctacacaaatgtagtgatccgaaggggcacgtacacCTGAAGGTTTATTGCAGtgatgtccaccatagccaaactatggaaagagcctagatgttcattgacagatggatggataaagaagatgtgatatctatctatctatatagatagatatatcttgCAGCCATCAataaaccctgaaatcttgccatttgcaatgaagtggatggaactagaggggattatgctaagtgaaataagtcagtcagagaaagacaataagacaatcatcatatgatctctctgacatgaggaatttaagaggcaggacagggatcctgggaggaaagggagggaaaaatgaaacaagatgaaaccggggagggagacaaaccatgagagactcttaatctcaggaagcaaactgagggttgctgaggggtagggtggggagggatggggtggctgggtgatggacactggggagggtatgtgctatggtgagtgctgtgaattgtgtaagatttgACGATTCACAGaactatacccctgaaacaaataatacattatacgttagtttaaaaataaaaatatgattctacagaaaaaaaattagccaagTAAATGAGAAAGCATCCTGAGGTAGCAAATCCtctatagactttaaaaaaatcaataatttataaaatcttactaacattccaaaaatattactaaaatccTGTGTGTTAGTAAAACAGTActtataattaaaatttccatGTAGCTAGAACAGAGAGAAATAGGGGTAATTATCTGGTGGTTGTACCTTTTTACTCTTCATGTTATCCAAGGTTAGTATTTTATATTGATGATGTGTTCCTGCTACCCCTAAGTGAGAACTTAGAACATTTTACATAAACACACCtgtaaagaggtttttttttttatgaatgttaACTCATAAAACCCTATAGAgcattatttcagagagaaaatgtaTTCTGAGCTCCCAGGAATGGACCTAGAAACTTTTATAACATTATGTCTATTGAGGAAAGTCTGTTTTCCCACTATGTTTAAGTGACAAAAATCAGGGTCCAAGATCAAGGATGCTTTgcctttcctgttctctctcttgatCACTTTCACATTTCTGCCCTGCCATTCCTTCTGTTTTCCAACAACAAAAGACCAAAAACTCCCTCCCGGTACATGATAACATATCAGTATACAATGATACCGTCCTAGGATTGTCTCTGTCATACACCTCTAAGCCTTCCCCTCGCTCCATCCACGCCTGGGAAAACCACACACTCTAGCCCATGCCTGCAAGCCCAAGGGCATTGGCAAGCAACACATCTTCCCAAGATTATGTTAGATGATTTCAAACCCTACATATGCATACAATCATGCCCGATTCATTTAACAATCAGTTTCTATGGTTACTATGTACTGAAATGATAACTTTGAATTTTGTTCCAAAAAACTATTTCAGCCAGCTCTGAACAATATTTCCAGACCCTCTTAAAAGAAgtttccctccctactcccaaGAACCATAGTTGCTTGTGGGAGAGTAGCAGCACCGAAAGGCATAGACTGATTAGTGTTGGCTGGAGGCAATGGGAGATTGTGAAGCCAAAGGGGCAGGCAAAGTTTTAAACCACGCAGAAGTGCCAAAATACAAAACATGGAATCCAAAAGGGTGTCAAATCCAAGTAAGCCAAAAACAGGTGCCAAAATCTGCCAAAAATATGGTTACAGAGAGGAAATCAAGCACTGAGGAGGGAGCGATAGATAGGATGAGAGATGGGGGAAATTCCTGGGTTATTTCCTACAATATCTAACAGATTAGGGTTTGCAGTTTGCTTTTGTGGACCAGCCAGGGCACAGTCATTGACGACCCAGCCCATTTAAAGGACCAGTTAGAGCATCCCTGAAGTGGGAAGTACTTCTCATGACCACTGTGTTGGCCCACACCCATCCCAATGTACTGGTTATTGGAGTTAAGATGGCATTGAGGGTTTTTGGTCACTTTTTACCCCATAGAGAtggctcctgatctcaggttGGCAGATGTTGTCATAAATAATGGAGGAGGAGGTAGGGTCATGCTGATTCGGCATAGCAAGAGCTAGGAACAGAATAATTATAATAaggtaatgataataatataactatattatatgtaatataattataataataataaggtagTGATAATGGCTTTTAAGACCCTTAAGAATTCCTTGTAGCATGACTCTTTTTGTCAAAGGCAGATTTACCTACAGGTCTGGGTATCACCCACTAGCTGGTTTCCTCTGCTGTCTGGCTCAGTCAACATTTAAATTACTCATTAGCTTGCCAAAAGGCTCCTTCCAGGTCTGCTCAAGCAGCCTGTGATATCTTCAGCTATTAAGTGACCATTGGCATGGGAGTGCTTGATGGATGGGAAATAAGTTGTATGAAGCTGTGAATGGTCAAGGGACGTTCTTCAGAGACTAGCAAGGTGAGCTGACAGTGCTGTCTGCAAGGTCCCAGCAGCAGTCTCCTCTTGACATCCAGGTGCTGCCTTCTGGCTGGTTACTGACCTTGAAATGACAGGTGGAGGACAAGTTGGACAGTATAATACAAGACTAAGATATGTACTGGGGAAGTTTTTCTCTAGAAATTTAATATTAAGAGAGCAGTGGTGCCTTAGTCAGTTCAGGCTGCTCTAACAGACTACCTTAAGTTGGCTCACGAAAAACAGAAATTCCTCAGTTGGGGCTCGGACGTCCAAGATACCAAAAGATCTGGCATCTAGTATTGGCCCAAGGCCTGGTTCTGAGAGAggtgtcttctcactgtgtccccacATGGCACAAGTGGGGGGGGAGCTCTCTGTGGTCTTTTGTAAAAGGGCACTtgtcccattcatgagggcttcaccctcatgacctaTCACCTGCTTAAGGCCCCACTTCCTCAGACCATCACCttggaggttaggatttcaacacaggAATTCTGGGGTGACACTGGAGTTGGAGTGTATGGGAGGGAGTAAGATGATAAAAGGAGAGAAGGTGTTTCAGTTTGGAGCTGGAGTCCACCATGACCAAAATGACATGGCCGTGAGAGTGGCACGATTGACAGATTCTGTGACGGTGGTGTTCCGGGGCACTTGGCAATGGGCAGGGACTCTTAGGTCTGTCCAGACCTGCATTTGCCCTGCAGGCACGTGACTGAATGGCTGGCAGCCTGCAGGTCGATGGCACTCCAGCTCACCAGAAAGAGGTCAGCTCGAAGGAGGCTTTGCAGGCCCTCGTTAGAAACTTCAAGGCCCACCCTGGCTCCCCAGGAGAATCAGCATGGCGCTGGAGCCCTAGAGTCTGGACTCCCCTAAATCAGGGAGGCCCAGTCTATGCATCTGCATCCGGTTTCTCTGAGGACCAGGTCAGGATGACTGAGGAGGTACAATCCTCCTTATTAGATTCTTCCTGTCCTGGTGGCTCCAGTGTTCTTTGGCAGAGTCTTCTGGGTCTGTGAAGTTCTGGTGTGTCTAGAATTTTGGCTTGTGTGCCCGTGCAGTTACTCAGTGGTTGGTTGAGCAGAGCAATAAGTAAAGGATACGGAAATCAGATCCTTTAAAAAGAGGAGTTATCAACTGCACATCCAGCTTTTTCTGACTGGGAGAGGCAAGAGAGCACTGTAACTGCGAACTTGGGCCCTGCTGCTGGACACCACTCACTCCAGACTCACGAGATGTGTAACCGTAACCGTGCTACTTGTCCAGGCAGCAATGGGGATAAAAGTATAACCCACATCACAGAGTTGTGGTGATTGAATGAGAGAACATACGAAGCGCTTAGTACAGTGCTTACACGAAGTAAATCCTCAGGAAATGACTGTTAGTGTTTTTCTAGTTAAAACTAGTAGCCCTAAATGGCAGTGATCCAGCTGGATCCGGATGGAAGTCTGGCCCCTCCACAGGGCCCCCCATGCTCCCATGGTTGCCCTGAGGGCCAGCAGCTCCGGCCCCCAGGGGGCTTGCTCTTGGATAGAACCAGGTTAAGAACTGGCACAGGGGTCTCTTGTGTTAGAATCCCACCTCACTATTTCAAGCATTTGTTTATAGGTGTGCTGCTCCTTGAGCTGTGCGCCTCTGTCTGGACATCTGAGCAGAGCTGCTGGTCTCCCCTTGCACAagcaggacagcctcccctggcaacCCAGACACCAGCCACGTGTGCCaagtgcccctccctccactctgcc
The window above is part of the Mustela erminea isolate mMusErm1 chromosome 17, mMusErm1.Pri, whole genome shotgun sequence genome. Proteins encoded here:
- the NPHS2 gene encoding LOW QUALITY PROTEIN: podocin (The sequence of the model RefSeq protein was modified relative to this genomic sequence to represent the inferred CDS: deleted 3 bases in 3 codons; substituted 1 base at 1 genomic stop codon) — protein: MESRARSSSREAYGRSGRPPDKENKRARAERGGGSRGRRNAGRERPGSRGESPAPAATVVDVDEVRGSGEEGTEVVALLESERPEEGTDPSGLGVCEWLLVLTSLLFIIVTFPFSIWFCIKVAQEYERVLIFRLGHLLPGRAKGPGLFFFLPCLDTYHKVDLRLQTLEIPFHEVVTKDMFIMEIDAICYYRMENASLLLSSLAHVPRAVQFLVQTTMKRLLAHRSLTEILLERKSIAKIXRYFDMFVALDAVTCIWGIKVERTEIKDVRLPVGLQHSLAVEAEAQRQAKVRVIAAEGERAASESLRRAAEILAGTPAAVQLRYLHTLQSLSTDKPSTVVLPLPFDLLNFLSSPSSRTQGSLPFPNPSKPVEPPNPKKKDSPML